In Flammeovirgaceae bacterium 311, one DNA window encodes the following:
- a CDS encoding sensor histidine kinase (COG0457 FOG: TPR repeat): MWLGLFMASLPFTVLAQGGARKPLPHTYKYYQEKVAEFQQTDLTQARHYADSMLKAAAISQDSVGMAEAMKAIGDLHSNSGEYAQSIIWFHRGLSLANHLRDRSIAVRIHNNLGGVYLKTANYEKALSQYNRAYSLGRSTFSPMQRATLLNNLGIIYRYLNQYQQSRLYLMEALELHQQQDNSFGIGQVYNNLGILEQQQGDFSKAEDFYQKAKVLSEKTDRAAGIAYASSNLASIYLEQKLPQKALPFLHNSANIKKEQDDKLGLINTYNYLGKAWLQLGRADSAVYYYRMCSLYADSIENVSKKVEALTGMARALDQQGRNANLGSIYSQIISLKDSSFNQEIAAQLAIAQAELDMTRKEEAIQVLTEEAEQTSLKLKTRELILLFSVPLVLLLALFTVIYLRRFRSERTAHRQLLLRHEEIRAQKDKIEQQHQTITHQNFELQEANSLIEHFNRELQLVNEQLEDKIRERTRALTDTYRKLSFHINNTPLAVLEWSKSLSLVRWPEQAEKIFGYKAQQVLGSSADELSFMKDEQHLAFLDNIRQADNGLQTKQHSFLQEYLREDGDRIFVEWSHSVLTDEQGQIESVLSIANDVSLREKAYQETSQINEELDTFIYKASHDLRGPIARMQGIINLGKIESKDPQAHFYFDLLNRVSNELHNLLMRLLMVHNVHQHLLCMEHIPFYDFVENLIEDLPDQHKKQAFTFQNQIPRNLTILSDKNLLSIILVNLLDNSLTFADNHNPFVVVNAKVLKGGKLYFSVQDNGPGIAENLHDKVFDMFFQGSTKSTGMGLGLYMVRKAVRKLNGEVKLEKKDGLTTFSVLLPESEVLHVTPPTPEPSKISAV; encoded by the coding sequence ATGTGGCTGGGCCTGTTCATGGCGTCCCTGCCATTTACAGTACTGGCTCAGGGGGGAGCGCGTAAGCCCCTGCCTCATACATATAAATACTATCAGGAGAAAGTTGCTGAATTTCAGCAGACAGACCTTACACAGGCCCGCCACTATGCCGACTCTATGTTGAAAGCTGCAGCCATCTCTCAAGATAGTGTAGGAATGGCCGAAGCTATGAAAGCGATTGGCGACTTGCATAGCAATTCAGGTGAGTATGCACAGTCAATAATCTGGTTTCACAGAGGCCTTTCTCTTGCCAACCATTTGAGAGACCGTTCTATTGCAGTTCGTATTCATAACAATTTAGGTGGCGTATACCTGAAAACTGCCAATTACGAAAAAGCCCTTTCCCAGTATAACAGAGCCTACAGCCTTGGCAGAAGTACTTTTTCTCCCATGCAGCGGGCAACACTGCTCAATAACCTGGGCATTATCTACCGCTATTTAAATCAGTATCAGCAATCCAGGTTGTATTTAATGGAAGCCCTGGAGCTACATCAGCAACAGGATAATTCTTTTGGTATAGGCCAGGTGTATAATAATCTGGGAATTCTGGAGCAGCAGCAGGGAGATTTCAGTAAGGCAGAAGACTTCTATCAGAAGGCAAAAGTATTAAGTGAAAAAACCGATAGGGCTGCGGGAATTGCCTATGCCTCTTCCAACCTTGCCAGTATTTATCTGGAGCAGAAACTACCTCAGAAAGCATTACCTTTTTTACATAATTCTGCTAACATTAAAAAGGAGCAGGACGATAAACTAGGGCTGATTAATACCTATAACTACCTTGGCAAGGCCTGGCTGCAGTTAGGTCGTGCCGATTCAGCAGTTTATTACTACCGGATGTGCAGTTTGTACGCAGACTCCATTGAAAATGTAAGCAAAAAAGTTGAAGCCCTGACGGGAATGGCCCGCGCATTGGATCAACAGGGCAGAAATGCAAATCTGGGTTCTATCTATTCGCAGATCATTAGTTTAAAAGACAGCTCCTTTAACCAGGAAATAGCCGCCCAGCTGGCCATTGCACAGGCAGAACTGGATATGACCCGGAAAGAAGAGGCTATTCAGGTATTAACCGAAGAGGCGGAACAAACCTCTCTGAAGTTAAAGACCAGGGAGCTGATCCTGCTTTTTTCCGTGCCCCTGGTCTTATTACTGGCTCTTTTTACCGTAATTTATTTACGCCGTTTCAGGAGCGAGCGCACTGCCCACAGGCAATTGCTGTTACGGCATGAGGAGATCAGGGCCCAAAAAGATAAAATTGAACAGCAGCACCAGACCATCACACATCAGAATTTTGAGCTGCAGGAGGCAAACAGCCTGATTGAACACTTTAACAGAGAGCTGCAGCTGGTCAATGAGCAGCTGGAGGATAAAATCAGGGAGCGAACCAGGGCTCTCACTGATACCTACCGCAAGCTGTCATTCCACATCAACAACACACCCCTGGCGGTGCTAGAGTGGAGTAAAAGCCTTTCGCTGGTACGCTGGCCAGAGCAGGCAGAAAAAATATTTGGCTATAAAGCGCAGCAGGTGCTTGGTTCCAGTGCCGATGAGCTTTCGTTTATGAAAGACGAGCAGCATCTGGCATTTCTGGATAACATACGCCAGGCAGATAACGGATTGCAAACAAAGCAGCATAGCTTCCTGCAGGAATATCTGCGCGAAGATGGTGACCGTATCTTTGTGGAATGGAGCCATTCCGTACTAACCGACGAACAGGGACAGATTGAGTCTGTACTTAGCATTGCCAATGATGTAAGTCTGCGTGAAAAAGCCTATCAGGAAACCTCACAGATCAACGAAGAACTCGACACCTTTATCTATAAAGCCTCCCATGACCTTCGGGGGCCAATTGCCAGAATGCAGGGTATCATCAACCTGGGTAAAATAGAATCCAAGGATCCGCAGGCCCATTTTTATTTCGATTTGCTCAATAGGGTGTCCAATGAGCTGCACAACCTGCTCATGCGCCTGCTCATGGTGCATAATGTGCATCAGCACCTGCTGTGCATGGAGCATATTCCATTCTACGACTTTGTGGAAAACCTGATTGAGGATTTACCTGATCAGCATAAAAAACAGGCTTTCACTTTTCAGAACCAGATACCACGAAACCTTACAATCTTGTCTGATAAGAATCTGCTAAGTATCATTCTGGTAAACCTGCTGGATAACAGCCTTACTTTTGCCGATAACCATAATCCGTTTGTGGTGGTTAATGCAAAGGTACTGAAGGGAGGTAAGCTTTATTTCAGCGTACAGGATAACGGACCGGGCATAGCAGAAAATTTACATGATAAGGTTTTTGATATGTTCTTTCAGGGTTCTACCAAATCCACAGGCATGGGCCTGGGGCTGTACATGGTTCGTAAAGCCGTGCGCAAGCTGAATGGAGAGGTTAAGCTTGAGAAAAAAGACGGCCTGACTACCTTTAGCGTGCTGCTGCCAGA
- a CDS encoding thioesterase (COG3208 Predicted thioesterase involved in non-ribosomal peptide biosynthesis) — MESVEKKVKIFAIPFAGGSKYSYRVLHDFVPSHFSWETIELPGRGARIHENLLMNINKTADDVFNQIRHRINGEEYIIYGHSMGTLLGYELTKRILKAGLNPPVSLFFTGRGAPGVIEEMKISCLGREAFWKEIKDLGGLPEEILENEEMKDFFEPFLRADFKAVEEYEYQPMEKPFPIPLFVRIGSDELVYWRDALKWQNETQYKLNLKALPGDHFFIFQYPEYIIMQIVESYTLAKGLHKKVLETDDFQTI, encoded by the coding sequence ATGGAAAGCGTAGAAAAGAAAGTAAAGATATTTGCCATCCCTTTTGCAGGTGGTAGCAAATACTCTTACAGGGTGTTGCACGATTTTGTTCCATCTCATTTTAGCTGGGAAACCATTGAACTGCCAGGCAGGGGAGCCCGCATCCATGAAAACCTGCTCATGAATATTAATAAAACTGCCGATGATGTTTTCAACCAAATCCGCCATCGTATCAATGGAGAAGAATACATCATTTATGGGCACAGCATGGGTACTTTATTAGGTTATGAGCTGACAAAGAGAATTTTGAAGGCTGGCCTAAATCCACCTGTCAGTTTGTTTTTTACCGGACGGGGAGCACCAGGAGTAATAGAAGAGATGAAGATTTCCTGCTTGGGAAGAGAAGCTTTCTGGAAGGAAATTAAAGACCTGGGAGGACTTCCAGAGGAGATCCTTGAAAATGAGGAGATGAAGGATTTTTTTGAACCCTTTCTGCGTGCTGATTTCAAAGCTGTTGAAGAATATGAGTACCAGCCCATGGAAAAGCCTTTCCCCATTCCTTTGTTTGTGAGAATTGGAAGTGATGAGCTGGTTTATTGGAGAGATGCCTTGAAGTGGCAAAACGAAACGCAATACAAACTCAATCTAAAAGCACTGCCAGGGGATCATTTTTTTATATTTCAATACCCCGAGTACATCATTATGCAGATTGTGGAATCTTATACATTAGCTAAGGGATTGCATAAGAAGGTGCTGGAGACAGATGATTTTCAAACCATTTAA
- a CDS encoding arabinose efflux permease family protein (COG0477 Permeases of the major facilitator superfamily): MNKQFKLFNKNFLLLWQGQFVSQLGSQAFAIAMIFWIKHQTESATIVGTILMLSLLPQILLSPIGGTFADHYSRRNIIVACDLLIGGFMVFLACGFFFFPEAESLLFTGVIIASVLISATKAFFNPAVIAAIPDIVPPKKVAAANSSMQVLVQISALLGQGVGGVLFRILGAPLLFLLDGISYLFSGILEMFIKIPRVVGQKDANAKRSLKAFKEDTISGLKAILDNKGLKATFIIFALLNFFVAPVYVILPFYVEDVLMATTDWYGYIAGVFGLGSVIGYLIVGILKVEGKARKNAIIFSFVCSSVLFLALSSISVLWIALVSFGLIGVLNGFIQINVLTLIQLSIKSEMRGRILGNLMTLTSGVVPLSLALSGIIIDLLDQRVRLMFMFCGMILVLLSVYMLFNKNFLEFLASTPAEESEEEHPSLKEEEIVM; encoded by the coding sequence ATGAATAAGCAATTCAAGCTTTTCAATAAAAACTTTTTATTGCTGTGGCAAGGGCAGTTTGTGAGCCAGCTGGGCTCACAGGCATTTGCCATTGCCATGATCTTCTGGATAAAGCACCAGACAGAATCAGCCACTATTGTTGGTACCATTTTGATGCTCTCTTTACTGCCTCAAATACTGCTAAGTCCTATAGGGGGCACATTTGCAGATCACTACTCCAGAAGGAACATAATTGTTGCCTGCGATCTGCTGATTGGTGGCTTTATGGTATTTCTGGCCTGCGGTTTTTTCTTTTTTCCAGAGGCAGAAAGCCTTTTGTTTACAGGTGTAATCATTGCATCCGTGCTCATTTCTGCTACCAAAGCATTTTTTAACCCGGCAGTGATAGCGGCTATTCCAGATATTGTACCCCCTAAAAAGGTGGCTGCTGCCAATTCATCCATGCAGGTATTGGTACAAATATCAGCACTGCTGGGGCAGGGGGTGGGAGGTGTTCTTTTCAGGATATTGGGAGCACCTTTGCTCTTTCTGCTAGATGGTATTTCCTATCTTTTTTCAGGTATACTGGAGATGTTCATCAAAATTCCACGGGTGGTAGGGCAGAAAGATGCCAATGCAAAAAGATCCTTGAAAGCTTTCAAGGAGGATACAATTTCAGGACTGAAGGCCATTCTGGATAATAAAGGCTTGAAGGCAACCTTTATCATCTTTGCCCTGCTTAATTTCTTTGTGGCACCGGTTTATGTTATTCTTCCTTTCTATGTAGAAGATGTATTGATGGCCACTACCGATTGGTATGGATATATAGCAGGTGTATTTGGACTTGGATCAGTTATAGGCTATCTCATTGTAGGCATCCTAAAAGTTGAAGGAAAAGCTCGTAAAAATGCAATTATCTTTTCCTTTGTCTGCAGTTCTGTGTTGTTTTTGGCACTTAGCAGTATCAGTGTGCTCTGGATCGCCCTGGTGTCATTTGGACTGATTGGTGTCTTGAATGGCTTTATTCAAATCAATGTTCTAACCCTTATTCAGTTAAGTATCAAATCAGAGATGAGGGGAAGAATTTTAGGGAACCTGATGACGCTGACTTCTGGAGTAGTACCGCTGTCGCTGGCATTATCCGGTATTATCATAGATTTACTGGATCAGCGGGTAAGGCTGATGTTTATGTTCTGCGGTATGATTTTAGTATTGCTTTCTGTATACATGCTCTTCAATAAAAATTTCCTGGAGTTTCTGGCATCTACCCCTGCCGAAGAATCCGAAGAAGAGCACCCAAGCCTAAAGGAAGAGGAAATAGTAATGTAA
- a CDS encoding 4'-phosphopantetheinyl transferase (COG2091 Phosphopantetheinyl transferase), whose amino-acid sequence MKYQKYLDQLPAEFQNQILKYRNWEDAQRSLYGKLLLKSGLEYLQLNGYKLSDIKYSAHQRPYFDHTFDFNIAHSGEFVLCAISKTHKVGVDIEEVRATELNDFHDYFNGQEWEKIINSNQHFHEFYKLWTQKEAIIKASGEGLSIPLKEVLIKDNEAVVNNEKWHLIPLSLNQDYVSYLATDSDSSEVTVQQIEFD is encoded by the coding sequence ATGAAATACCAGAAGTACCTGGACCAGCTTCCTGCCGAATTTCAGAACCAGATCCTAAAGTACAGGAACTGGGAAGATGCACAGAGAAGCCTGTACGGAAAATTGCTTTTAAAATCCGGGCTTGAGTATCTGCAATTAAATGGATACAAGCTATCAGATATAAAATATTCTGCCCATCAGCGGCCTTACTTTGACCACACCTTTGATTTTAACATTGCCCATTCAGGAGAATTCGTACTTTGTGCAATAAGCAAGACGCACAAAGTAGGTGTAGATATCGAAGAAGTGAGAGCAACAGAACTAAATGATTTTCATGATTACTTCAATGGTCAGGAATGGGAAAAAATAATTAATTCAAATCAACACTTTCATGAATTTTATAAGCTCTGGACCCAAAAGGAAGCCATCATCAAAGCATCTGGTGAAGGTCTAAGTATTCCATTAAAGGAAGTGTTGATCAAGGATAATGAGGCTGTTGTCAATAATGAAAAATGGCACCTGATTCCACTGAGCTTGAACCAGGATTACGTTTCTTACCTTGCAACTGATTCTGATTCTTCTGAAGTTACAGTACAGCAGATAGAGTTTGACTAG
- a CDS encoding GTP-binding protein TypA (COG1217 Predicted membrane GTPase involved in stress response): MVNSSIRNIAIIAHVDHGKTTLVDKIIHYSHLFRDNQESGDLILDSNDLERERGITILSKNVSVTYKGVKINIIDTPGHADFGGEVERVLKMSDGVLLLVDAFEGTMPQTRFVLSKALALGLKPVVIINKVDKPNCRPDEVHEEVFDLMFNLDATEEQLEFKTIYGSGKNGWFSRDWREPSSDISPLLDTILEEIPAPPIREGVPQMQITSLDYNAFVGRIAIGRVYQGVLKEGSQLALTKRDGSVKKTKIKELMIFEGLGRQKVTEVPCGDICAVVGLEAFEIGDTLTSAENPLALPRISIDEPTMSMLFTINNSPFFGKEGKFVTSRHLRDRLFKETEKNLALRIEETDTEDKFLVYGRGVLHLSVLIETMRREGYELQVGQPQVLFRIIDGQRHEPIELLVVDVPESSAGKVIELVTQRKGELKIMEPKGDLQHLEFEIPARGIIGLRNNVLTATSGEAIMTHRFQNYQPYKGSIAERSNGSLISSETGKGTAYAIDKLQDRGTFFVDPGEEVYVGQVIGENSRENDLVVNIQKGKKLTNVRASGTDDSAKIVPKKNFSLEEALEYIQKDEYVEVTPKAIRMRKIYLDENERKRYASKFAE; this comes from the coding sequence ATGGTAAATTCTTCTATCCGCAATATTGCAATTATTGCGCACGTTGACCACGGAAAAACTACCTTGGTTGATAAAATCATCCATTATTCCCACCTTTTCCGCGATAATCAGGAAAGCGGTGACTTAATTCTGGACAGCAACGACCTTGAGCGCGAACGCGGAATCACGATTCTGTCTAAGAACGTTTCCGTTACATACAAGGGAGTTAAAATTAACATTATCGATACTCCTGGTCACGCCGATTTTGGTGGTGAAGTAGAACGTGTATTGAAAATGTCTGATGGCGTACTATTACTCGTAGATGCCTTTGAGGGTACTATGCCACAGACACGCTTTGTGCTTAGCAAAGCCCTGGCCTTAGGACTAAAGCCTGTGGTTATCATAAATAAGGTTGATAAACCCAACTGCCGCCCTGACGAGGTGCACGAGGAGGTTTTCGACCTTATGTTTAACCTTGATGCTACCGAAGAGCAGCTGGAGTTCAAAACTATCTACGGCTCTGGTAAAAATGGCTGGTTCTCCCGCGACTGGCGCGAGCCTTCTTCCGATATCTCACCTCTTTTAGATACTATACTGGAAGAAATACCTGCCCCTCCTATTCGGGAAGGTGTGCCACAGATGCAGATCACATCCCTTGACTACAATGCCTTTGTTGGACGTATTGCCATTGGCAGGGTGTATCAGGGTGTACTGAAAGAAGGATCGCAACTTGCCCTGACCAAAAGGGATGGCTCTGTCAAGAAAACAAAGATCAAAGAACTGATGATTTTTGAAGGCCTGGGCCGTCAGAAGGTTACTGAAGTTCCCTGTGGTGATATTTGTGCTGTTGTAGGCCTGGAAGCTTTTGAAATTGGCGATACCCTCACCAGTGCCGAAAATCCGTTGGCCCTGCCGCGTATTTCCATTGATGAGCCTACGATGAGTATGCTCTTCACCATTAACAACTCTCCTTTTTTCGGCAAAGAGGGTAAGTTTGTTACTTCACGCCACCTGCGCGACCGCCTTTTCAAAGAAACTGAAAAGAACCTGGCGCTGCGTATCGAAGAAACAGATACGGAAGATAAATTCCTGGTCTATGGCCGGGGTGTACTTCACTTGAGCGTACTTATTGAAACCATGCGCCGCGAGGGATATGAGCTGCAGGTGGGCCAGCCTCAGGTGCTTTTCCGCATCATAGACGGCCAGCGGCATGAGCCAATAGAGCTTTTGGTGGTGGATGTACCGGAATCAAGTGCCGGCAAGGTAATTGAACTGGTTACCCAGCGTAAAGGCGAGCTGAAGATCATGGAGCCTAAAGGCGATTTACAGCACCTGGAGTTTGAAATACCAGCCCGTGGTATCATTGGCCTGCGTAACAATGTGCTTACTGCTACCAGCGGTGAGGCTATCATGACGCACCGTTTCCAGAACTATCAGCCCTACAAAGGCAGCATTGCAGAGCGCTCTAACGGTTCGCTTATAAGCTCAGAAACCGGCAAAGGCACTGCCTATGCTATTGATAAGCTACAGGACCGTGGCACCTTCTTCGTAGATCCGGGAGAGGAAGTTTACGTAGGCCAGGTAATTGGTGAAAACAGCCGTGAGAACGACCTGGTGGTGAATATCCAGAAGGGCAAAAAACTTACTAACGTGCGTGCTTCCGGTACAGACGATAGTGCTAAGATCGTTCCCAAGAAGAACTTCTCACTGGAGGAAGCACTGGAATATATTCAGAAAGATGAGTACGTGGAGGTTACGCCTAAGGCAATCCGTATGCGGAAGATCTACCTGGATGAGAACGAGCGTAAGCGTTACGCGAGCAAATTTGCTGAATAA